A single genomic interval of Nocardioides nitrophenolicus harbors:
- a CDS encoding 3-oxoacyl-[acyl-carrier-protein] synthase III C-terminal domain-containing protein — protein sequence MPALGPRALRILGTGAVRPDEALPSAAVDERLGLAPGTVEARTGVRVRYVERGSAAELGARAARKALAAAGLGLADVDVIIGASATPDQPLPCNAALLHEELAPERPIAAWDVNASCLSFLVALDLAATLVDAGRHERILIVSSDLASVGLDWSDLGASGIFGDGAAAAVVGPAGETGSAVLAADFATHSEGAHTCEIRGGGSRFAPDRVDGAYADWGRFRMDGGAVFRLAVKHLPPFVDRLLAAAGTDLADLPVVVPHQASHHALAWLRHRFGIEEDRLVDIYTDHGNQVAASLPSALHAAIESGRLRRGDHALLLGTGAGLSLGGVVLCY from the coding sequence ATGCCTGCTCTCGGCCCCCGCGCCCTGCGGATCCTCGGCACCGGCGCCGTGCGGCCCGACGAGGCGCTCCCCAGCGCCGCGGTGGACGAGCGGCTCGGTCTGGCGCCCGGCACCGTCGAGGCGCGCACCGGCGTCCGAGTCAGGTACGTCGAGCGGGGCTCCGCCGCCGAGCTGGGCGCCCGCGCGGCCCGCAAGGCCCTCGCGGCGGCCGGGCTGGGCCTCGCCGACGTCGACGTGATCATCGGCGCCAGCGCCACGCCCGACCAGCCGCTGCCGTGCAATGCCGCGCTGCTCCACGAGGAGCTGGCCCCGGAGCGACCGATCGCGGCGTGGGACGTCAACGCGAGCTGCCTGAGCTTCCTGGTGGCGCTCGACCTCGCCGCCACGCTGGTCGACGCGGGCCGCCACGAGCGGATCCTCATCGTGTCCAGCGACCTGGCCTCGGTCGGCCTGGACTGGTCCGACCTCGGCGCGTCCGGGATCTTCGGCGACGGCGCGGCCGCCGCGGTCGTCGGACCCGCCGGCGAGACCGGGTCGGCCGTCCTGGCCGCCGACTTCGCCACCCACAGCGAGGGGGCGCACACCTGCGAGATCCGGGGTGGCGGCTCGCGGTTCGCCCCTGACCGGGTCGACGGCGCGTACGCCGACTGGGGCCGGTTCCGGATGGACGGCGGCGCGGTCTTCCGGCTCGCGGTCAAGCACCTGCCGCCGTTCGTCGACCGGCTGCTCGCCGCGGCCGGCACCGACCTGGCCGACCTGCCGGTCGTCGTACCGCACCAGGCGAGCCATCACGCGCTGGCCTGGCTGCGGCACCGCTTCGGGATCGAGGAGGACCGACTGGTGGACATCTACACCGACCACGGCAACCAGGTCGCGGCCTCGCTCCCGTCGGCGCTGCACGCCGCGATCGAGTCCGGGCGGCTGCGCCGCGGCGACCATGCGCTCCTGCTCGGCACCGGCGCCGGACTGAGCCTGGGCGGGGTCGTCCTGTGCTACTGA
- a CDS encoding patatin-like phospholipase family protein: protein MARVALVLGSGGARGYAHLGAVQELRERGHEIVAVSGTSMGAVIGGLVAAGKDAEFAAWASTLTGRRVVLLADPTWAGGGAATAEKLMAALDDIVGDVLIESLPIPFTAVATDLAARREVWFQRGPLIPAMRASFAIPGLFTPAVVDGRVLVDGGLLNPLPLEPTAAATADFTVAVSLQGPREPHEPTSPARGFSVRRAEWAADLRRRFRRGEEELGETAAPEAPAEAPPAEAVDVRPDMRTAEVVSLSFDAMQSLITRYRLATLPPDVLVTVPLSAARTIDFHRAAELVDLGRTLTKEALDRAGR, encoded by the coding sequence ATGGCACGCGTCGCACTGGTCCTCGGCTCGGGCGGCGCCCGCGGCTACGCCCACCTCGGTGCGGTCCAGGAGCTGCGCGAGCGCGGCCACGAGATCGTCGCGGTCTCCGGTACGTCGATGGGCGCGGTCATCGGTGGCCTGGTCGCCGCCGGCAAGGACGCCGAGTTCGCCGCCTGGGCCTCGACCCTCACCGGGCGGCGCGTGGTCCTGCTGGCGGACCCGACCTGGGCCGGCGGCGGCGCGGCGACCGCCGAGAAGCTGATGGCCGCCCTCGACGACATCGTCGGCGACGTGCTCATCGAGTCGCTGCCGATCCCCTTCACCGCGGTCGCCACCGACCTCGCCGCCCGCCGCGAGGTGTGGTTCCAGCGTGGCCCCCTCATCCCGGCGATGCGCGCCTCCTTCGCGATCCCGGGCCTGTTCACGCCGGCCGTGGTCGACGGCCGGGTGCTGGTCGACGGGGGCCTGCTCAACCCGCTGCCGCTCGAGCCGACCGCGGCCGCCACCGCCGACTTCACCGTCGCCGTCTCCCTCCAGGGCCCCCGCGAGCCGCACGAGCCGACCTCGCCCGCCCGCGGCTTCTCGGTGCGCCGTGCCGAGTGGGCGGCCGACCTGCGGCGCAGGTTCCGGCGCGGGGAGGAGGAGCTGGGCGAGACCGCGGCACCAGAGGCGCCCGCGGAGGCGCCGCCGGCCGAGGCGGTCGACGTACGGCCGGACATGCGGACCGCCGAGGTCGTCTCGCTGTCCTTCGACGCGATGCAGAGCCTGATCACCCGCTACCGCCTGGCCACGCTCCCGCCCGACGTCCTGGTCACCGTGCCGCTCAGCGCCGCCCGCACCATCGACTTCCACCGGGCCGCCGAGCTGGTCGACCTCGGTCGCACGCTCACCAAGGAGGCGCTCGACCGCGCCGGGCGGTGA